GGGTCTTAAGGGTGTCGGGGTGGTCCGGGCCGAGCACCCGTTCGCGGGTTTCGAGCAGTCCGGCGTAGGCGGCCGCGGCGCCGGCCGCATCCCCCGCCCGCCCCCGAAAGCCCGCGAGATTGCTGCAGGTGGTCAGGGTGGAGGGGTGGTCCGGACCGAGTACCCGCCGCAGATCCGGCAGCAAGTCGGCATAGGCGGCCGCAGCGCCGGCCGCATCCCCCGCCTCCCCCCGAAAGCGGGCGAGTTCGTGACGGACGGTCAAAGTGTTGGGGTGGTCCGGGCCGTGCACCCGCAGCAGATCCGGCAGCAGTTCGGCATAGGCGGCCGCGGCGCCAGCCGCATCCCCCGCCTCCCCCTGCCGATGGGCGAGGTTGCCGCGGGTGGTCAGGGTCTCTGGGTGATCCGGACCGTGCACCCGCAGCAGATCCGGCAGCAGATCGGCGAGCGTGGCCGCGGCGCCAGCCGCATCCCCCGCCTCCCCCTGCCGATGGGCGAGGTTGCCGCGGATGGTCAGGGTGTCGGGGTGATCCGGACCGTGCACCCGCAGCAGATCCGGCAGCAGATCGGCGAGTGCGGCCGCGGCGCCAGCCGCATCCCCCGCCTCCCCCTGCCAGTGGGCGAGGTTGCCGCGGATGGTCAGGGTCTCTGGGTGGTCGGAGCCGAGCACCCGCCGCAGATCCGGCAGCAGATCGGCGAGTGCGGCCGCGGCGCCAGCCGCATCCCCCGCTCCCCCTGCCAGTGGGCGAGGTTGCCGCGGATGGTCAGGGTCTCTGGGTGGTCGGAGCCGAGCACCCGCCGCAGATCCGGCAGCAGATTGGCGAGTGCGGCCGCGGCGCCTGCCGTATCCCCCGTCCGCCCACGAAAGTCGGCGAGGTTGCCGCGAGCGTCCAGGGTGTCGGGATGGTCCGGGCCGAGTGCCTGCCCTCGCCAATAGGTGAGGTTTTGATGGGTGGTCAGGGTGCCGGGATGGTCCGGGCCGAGCACCCGCAGATAGTCTTCGAATAGTTCGGCGTAGGCGGCCGCGGCGCCGGGCGCATCCCCCGCCCGCCCCCGAAAGTAGGCGAGGTTGTGGCGGGTGGCCAGGGTGCCGGGGTGGCCCGGGCCGAGTACCCGCAGTTGATCAGTGAGCAGTTCGGCGAGTGTAGCGGCGGCGCCGGCCGCATCCCCCGCCTCACCCAGCCATCGCGCAAGGTGGCCGCGGGTGGCCAGGGTGTCGGGGTGGTCCGGGCCGAGTACCCGCAGTTGATCAGTGAGCAGTTCGGCGAGTGTAGCGGCGGCGCCGGCCGCATCCCCCGCCTCACCCAGCCATCGCGCGAGCTCGTGTCGGGTGGTCAGGGTGGAGGGGTGGTCCGGGCCGGACACTCGCAGCCGGTCGGTGAGCAAGTCGGCGAACGCCGCGGCGGCGCCGACGGCATCCCCCGCCTCCCCAAGCCATCGCGCGTGATGGGCGCCGGTGGCCAGCGTCCCATGGCGGTCCGGGCCGAGCAGGCGAATGGCACGGGCGTGTAGATGGTGAAAATGATCGCGCGCAGCGGCGACCTGGCCGGCCTCGCCGAGGCTGCGGCCAGAGCGGAACAGTACCTCGTGGACGTCAGGGGTGTACAAGCTGTTGCCGGTGACCTGGTCGAGGACGGTGGTGTTGGCACGCAGTACTTGGGCCAGATTGGTGTTGCTTTCGAGCGCGGGCCAGGCCGCCCGGAGGGCGTCGGCGGCGGTGTGGGCTAGGTATTCCTGGTCGGTGGAGGTGAGGCTTTCGCGGGTGGTGCGTTGGACAAGTTGGTGGACGCGCACCGCGGTGGCATGCTGCTCGGAGGCGTGCTGGATGAGGCTGAGCCGGTGCAGGGCGCGTAGCGCCGCCACAGCCTCCCGCGCATCAACTTGCCCCCGACCGGACGCAGCGTCGCCGCTGGATTCCTCCGGTGCCGGGGGTGCGAGCGGCGTCGCGACGGCTGGCTCGGTCCGGTGGGCGGCGAGGTACTCGAGCGCGGGCGCGGCGGTTAGGACGGCCTGGGGGATGCCGTTGGGATCGAGCACCGCGGTGAGCGCCAGCATGGGGCGGGCCAGTCCCTGGGGATGGAGCTGGCTGGCGCGTTCGAGGGACAGTGACCAGGTCGCGGCGACAGTGGCGGCCTGTCCGTCGGGCAGCGCGTCGCCGGCTTCACCGGGTTGCCCGGGGTGGGGGAGCAGGTCAGCGAGGGTGCGGGCACGATCGGCCACCAGCGTGAGGTAGGCAGCCACGCTGAGTCCTGCGTCGGCGATATACGCGGCGGCCTGCGAGAGCGCCAGCGGCAAGAACCCCAACTCCGTGGCCAGGGCCCGGATCTGCTGCTCGGGCTGACCGGGACGGTCGCGCTCAGCCAGGGCCTGGTGCAGCGCAGCGGCGGCTTCGGCCGGGGTGAACGCGCCGACCTCCACCCGGCGGCGGCCCGGTCCGGTCAGGGCGGCATCGCGGCGCCGGGTGGTGATCAAGCACCGCCCGTGCGGGCTGGCCGGTGGCAATAGATTGATCAGATCTCGGGGGTCTGAGACGTCGTCGAGGACCACTAACCACCGGCACACCGGCCGGGAGCTTGCGGGCTGCAGCCAGGCCAGGAAGCGCTCCGCGGCGTGCTCGTCCAGATCGGCACCGAGCAGCTCCAGTGCGGCGCGCACGTAGCCGTCGATGATGGCCTGGCGGGACGCAGCGGTGACCCACACCAGCACATCAAGCTGGCCCGACTCGAACGCAGTACGGGCATAATCTGCGGCGAGCTGGGTCTTTCCCACTCCGCCGAGCCCGGACAACACCTGGCCGGCCACTGCCGTGCCCTCGGCCTCCAGCACAGCACGCAGCCGGGAGGCCTCCACCCGCTCCTGAAAACCGAGCGCCCGCTCGGGCGGGCTGCCGACCATGTGCGGCCAGGGAGCGGGGGCGCGCGGCGCGGCGTGCTTGTGCTGGTGCAGGTGGAACTGGTCGATGAGCTCGGCTGCGACGCTACCGCCGGTAGCGGTGATAGCCATGCCTGCGGTGGATTGCGCGTGGGCGGGCGGGCTGGTGGAAATAATGCCGGGAGCGGTCAGCCCTGCTCCGGACCCGGCCGGTGAGGGTCCGGAGCGGAGCCGATCGTCACGTCACGCATCCTCAGCGCGGCTGCGGACCCGCCTTCGGCGTGGATGTGCACGCTGCCCTTGATGGCCTGCCCCTCGCCCGAAGCCGACGCCCCATCGCCGGCAGAAGCTGCGGCGGCCTGCAGTTCTGTCACCAGGTTGTTCAGGGCATGGGCGAAGTCCTGGTCGTGCTCGACGGCGTCCTCGAGGGAATCGGTCAGGCGGCGCCGTGTGCGCTCCGAGGGCTCGGTCTGCCCGGCCTCGGCCTCTTCCCGGGCCCGCTCCAATGCGGAATCCTGTCCGAGCTTTTTGCTGACCAGCTCATGGAGGTGGTCCATGCCCGCGTCCAGGCTCCGATCGACTTCGGCGTCTGCCCGGCCCGCCACGTACTTGGCCTTGCGTACAAGCCAAGCAAACATGTACCCGACCGCGACCTCGATACCTGTCATCTCCCGCCCCCCGCCATAGTGACTATGCATCAGAGAGTAGCGACTGCGTCGGCCCGCCGGGAGATGCCAGCGAGATGCGGCCCAGCTGTGGCACGTCAAGAAGGATTCCGGCCTGTCCGCCCCGGTCGGCGCCCGATCAGCAGCCAGGCCCGATGAAGACTCCGGCGCTCACGGCCTGGCCAGCGACCTGCAACCCCGCGCGCCCAGCACCCTACGAGTGCACATCACTTCGGACATTCGTGCAGACGGCTTCGGAAACTGACACCTCCATCCGGAGCCGCCTTCCCCGATCGATTTTGGATCATGATTCTGGCCTTTGATATGCGACCTTACCATGGGTCAGATGTTGATCAGCGGCGGTTTGTCCCCAACAGGAGGCAGACGCACGTGTGGTCTCCAAAGCATGTGTTAGGGGGTGCAGGTGAGTCGGACTTCTGACGCGGTGAGTGGTGCGTTGGCGGATGGTAGGTTGTCGCCGCGTTGATCGGTCAGCATGAGGTACGCCATGCCGGTGGTGTAACCGTGCGGCGCGTCGGTGTACCAGGAGTCGGTGTAAGTGGCCTGATCGATGGTGAAGGCGTTCGCGTCGACCCAGTCCCCGACGACGACGCCGTTCGTCCAGTCGTAGGTGGCGTTGTACTTCGACAGAGGGCTGTCGGCGATGTAAATGTGGAACGTGCAGGGGACGCCGGAGGGGACGTCGAAGAACTTCCATACGTAGTCGTTCTGCCACTGGTAGCGGTTGGCCTCGGTACTGGGCTGGGAATACAGCACCGCGTTGGTGCAGTCGGGGATCGACCAGTGGGGCTCGTGTGACGTGGTCGCCACCCAGGCGTGCTCGAGGTCCACGCTGTTCTCCGGCTCGACTTGGGCAACTTGTTCGTGCTGCCCGGCGGCAAAGACCATGATGCAGCCTGGCCCGGTCGTCTGGTCGTAGACGAACGGCCCGCCTCCTGCGGCGGCCTCGGATTCGGTGGGACTGGTCTCTGTTTGGACCACGGGGGTGGGGGCCCGGTGGCCATACAGGCTCAGAGAAATTGCGGCCGCGGCACCCAGCGCAAGACTCACTCCCAGCAGCGGAAGGCCCGCCATCCGCCGCTGAGCTCTAGGGCGCGGCCGCGCGGCGGGATCGGACCGGCTGAGCACGAACGCGGCGCGCGGAACGGGATAAGCCTGCTCCAACGCTCGGACCGGCGGCAAAGGGCTCGCTAGCACCAGCTCTGCGCCGGTCGCATGCTGCGGCCGCTCCTCTGGCGCGGCTTCGAAAAGCTCGGCATCAAGCTCGCTGCGCGCCTGCGCCAGCCGCTTGCTCCACCACTGCGCCTCACCACCGCACGCCCGCACGAAGGCTGCCATCACATGTTCGGACGGCAGCTCATGACCAGCCACAGCGGCCGCCAAGGCACTTTTCGACGCATCACATCGCAGCGCCATCTTCCAGAACGGCAGCTCACCGGCTGCGGCCCGCAGGGCCCGCAGCTCACACGCGAAACGTTCGACCACCCCGCCGGCCGGGTCCAACGGCCTCATCCTGCGCCCCACGAAGTCCTCCTACTGTTCGATCTGGACAATCACACGTACCGAATTGTCCAGAACACTATGCACTGGACAATCAGACCCCTTCAATAGGTCGCATCGGGGCGCGGTCGAGCGACTCTGGCACAGACCGACAACGAAAGGCATCCACATGAAGCTGAGGAACATTTCAATGCTTGGCGCGGCCACCGCAGTGGCCGTCTTAGGCGCAAGTGTGATCGCCGCGGCACCCGCCCAAGCCTCCACCGGGGGTGGCTACTCGGGCTGGAGCGGCGAGTTCGGAGCCAGCTTCTCGCAGGTGCGAAGTCGCATCTGGGTATCCGGTAGCACGCTCTACGGTGCGGTCTACTGGTCGCCGGTCCCGAGCGGCGCGGGGGACTCGTGCACGACGGACCTCAAGATCCGCGATGACACGACCGGCACGTTCGTCGAAGTCGTGGACAACAGCTGCGTCTCGACCGTAACGAAGACCTGGCGTCCCACCGCGGGCCACCACTACCACGTCTACGGGTACGTCAGCTACTCAGACCCTTGGAGTTGCGAGTTCGGTCCCGTAGCGAATTGCGCACCTCAAATCAACATCCCGAACAGCCCGGAGCTCTACGGCTGAAAGACGACGCCGTCCGCACGCGCATGACATGAGGTTTACATTTTATGAATCGGATCGTCCAACCGGAGTGGTCTTGAACAGTTTGCGCACCGCCGCATCCCTTGCCCTCGCCGCCGCGCTCGGCGGCATCCCGCTCGTCACGTTCGGCGCGCCGTCCGCTTCGGCGGCGGCCGGCTGCTCCACCCGTGGATGCGCCAGCTACGACCCCTACGCCGAGAGTTGCACAGCTGCCTCGTCCATCACGAAGACCTACACGTCCGGTGCCGCGGTGGCCACGGTGGTCAACGAGTACTCCTCCGTCTGCAAAGCGAACTGGGTCTTCGCGTACGAGAACACTTCAGCCCAGAACGCCGGCTGGACCCTCTCACTCTCCATCTCCACCACCGACTCCTCCGGCGCATCCGAGTCCATGTGTGGACCCAGCCCGATCCTGGAAACCGACCCTGGCTCGGCGAACATCATCGAGGTCTGTCGAGGCACCTACGGTGGCGCCACAGGCTGGCCGATGTGGACCGACATGGTCGACGGAACGAACAAGAGCTACGCAACGCTCAAGGTCTTCAGCTCTGCGGGAAAGACGATCGCCTCGGTGTCCGATCCGCAATAGCAGGGCGTATGCCGCATAACCCAGGCAGCAGCGTCCCTGGTCTCCAGTCGGTTAACTGCGCCGTCGACTCGCGGTCGCGGCCGACCAGGCGACCCGCTCCACTACACACCGCGCGCAGGCTGCGGGCGGGCGGCCGAGGCCGCCCGCCGCGAACAGTCCCGAGCTCTACGGCTGAGCGAGGACACCTGCCACGAGTGCGCAGGTTCAGCATCCGGATGGGCGCTTCACTCCGCGAGTAAGTGGCGCCTGGACCGATAAGTGCTCACATCTACCCTTGGAGGAATTCCCACATGCATGTCCTGAGAACTGCTGGGTCCCGAAAGCGGCTCCGGGTCCTTGGCGTGTTCACGGCCGCCGCCGCGCTCACGATCGCGGCGCCGGGCGCCCAGGCTGCCGTCATCCACCCCGCCAGCAGCCCCGCCCTATCCGTCTGTAACTGGCACCCCGGCAACGACTCGCACGACCCCGACTTCAGCGGCACCGATCTCATCTACGGCTCCGGCTGCAGGGGCACTCAGGCCCTGTGGGGGGACTACGTGGTGGTCCACTGCTACACGTACAGCGGCGGACAGAAGTGGTACTACCTCTACGATGCCGCGAACGGGGTGACGGGCTGGGAGAACGCCAACAGCGTATCGGGCCTCTCCCCGCAAGCCTGCTGATACCGCAAGCAGCTCCAACTCCCGCCTCGCACGCCCCGATAGCCCGCTTCGGCCGGGGGTGCGAGGCGATAGCTGGTGGCCCCTCGAGCAGGGCGCATCGGCGCGAACGGCAAGCCGACTGGAAGAAGTCCCAAGCGCACCGCGCAGCCTCGGCCGGAAATATCCTCAGCCGCGGGCGGTGCGGCCGGGCCGGGCCGGGTCCGCCCGCGCCGTGCGGACGCGGTCGAACGGGAGGCGGAGGATCATCGACGGCTACCGCTACCACCCCTGGGACCTGGTGTAGGCGCCCACGGGGAAGTCGGGCTAATTATGGATCGGCAGGCCGACGAGCCAGAAGAGCATGTTTCATCACCCAGCCAGCTGGCTCAAGCGAGTATCGCCGGGCTCGTACAGCAGCGCCGCCAACAGGTCATATCCGGGCCTGGCTCGACGAGAACCCGTGGTGACCGCAAAAACGGCCAATGTCCGGATTCGTGAGATCTGGCAGGCGAGAGGCCAGGGGTAAGTTTCCTTGGCTCCGCAAGAATGGGTCCCCGGCTCAGGTTCTGAGCCGGGAACCCTTCGTAGGCCCTTGTCCTACTGATCCGGGCCAGCCGCCGTGCGCGGCCGCATGGAGGCGGTTGCGCGGGTGGACGGCGTGCGGGCGGCCCGGGGCCGGTGCGGTTTGCTCGGTCGTCCGTAGCTGTTGCGTGCCTGTGTGGTCCTCGCCTGTTACCAGTGGTTCGAGTCCGTGGTGTCGTCGGTGTTGTTGAGGGCGAGTTGGTCGGCGATGCCGTCGGAGACGGAGCGGAGGACTTCGTCGGTGACGGTGGTGTAGAGGTCGCTGGTGATGGATTCGCTGGCGTGTCCGAGCATGGCGGAGACGTCTTTCATGGCGGCGCCTGCGGATCGGGCGAGGGTCGCAGCCATGTGGCGCAGGTCGTGGAAGCGGATGGGGGGAAGGTCTGCTTCCTTGGTCAGGAGGCGGAACTGGTCGAGGACCCATTCGGGTTTGAGGTGGCCGCCGTCGGGGTCCTGGAAGATCGGCAGGGCGTCGTGCCATTGCCAGCCCATCTCGGCGTAGAACGCCTGCTGCTGCTTGCGCAGCCTGGCGAGGTCGACCAGTACGGCTCGCGGGAGGAACACGGTGCGTTCGCCGGCCTCGGTCTTGACGGGCGCGACGGTGATCTGTCTGCCGTATTGGACGACCTGTTTGCAGATGGTCAGGCCGCCGGTGGCGAAGTCGAGGTCGACCCAGCACACCGCGATGCTCTCGCCGCGGCGAGTGCCGACGCACATCACGA
This genomic window from Actinospica robiniae DSM 44927 contains:
- a CDS encoding helix-turn-helix domain-containing protein; translated protein: MDPAGGVVERFACELRALRAAAGELPFWKMALRCDASKSALAAAVAGHELPSEHVMAAFVRACGGEAQWWSKRLAQARSELDAELFEAAPEERPQHATGAELVLASPLPPVRALEQAYPVPRAAFVLSRSDPAARPRPRAQRRMAGLPLLGVSLALGAAAAISLSLYGHRAPTPVVQTETSPTESEAAAGGGPFVYDQTTGPGCIMVFAAGQHEQVAQVEPENSVDLEHAWVATTSHEPHWSIPDCTNAVLYSQPSTEANRYQWQNDYVWKFFDVPSGVPCTFHIYIADSPLSKYNATYDWTNGVVVGDWVDANAFTIDQATYTDSWYTDAPHGYTTGMAYLMLTDQRGDNLPSANAPLTASEVRLTCTP
- a CDS encoding tetratricopeptide repeat protein gives rise to the protein MAITATGGSVAAELIDQFHLHQHKHAAPRAPAPWPHMVGSPPERALGFQERVEASRLRAVLEAEGTAVAGQVLSGLGGVGKTQLAADYARTAFESGQLDVLVWVTAASRQAIIDGYVRAALELLGADLDEHAAERFLAWLQPASSRPVCRWLVVLDDVSDPRDLINLLPPASPHGRCLITTRRRDAALTGPGRRRVEVGAFTPAEAAAALHQALAERDRPGQPEQQIRALATELGFLPLALSQAAAYIADAGLSVAAYLTLVADRARTLADLLPHPGQPGEAGDALPDGQAATVAATWSLSLERASQLHPQGLARPMLALTAVLDPNGIPQAVLTAAPALEYLAAHRTEPAVATPLAPPAPEESSGDAASGRGQVDAREAVAALRALHRLSLIQHASEQHATAVRVHQLVQRTTRESLTSTDQEYLAHTAADALRAAWPALESNTNLAQVLRANTTVLDQVTGNSLYTPDVHEVLFRSGRSLGEAGQVAAARDHFHHLHARAIRLLGPDRHGTLATGAHHARWLGEAGDAVGAAAAFADLLTDRLRVSGPDHPSTLTTRHELARWLGEAGDAAGAAATLAELLTDQLRVLGPDHPDTLATRGHLARWLGEAGDAAGAAATLAELLTDQLRVLGPGHPGTLATRHNLAYFRGRAGDAPGAAAAYAELFEDYLRVLGPDHPGTLTTHQNLTYWRGQALGPDHPDTLDARGNLADFRGRTGDTAGAAAALANLLPDLRRVLGSDHPETLTIRGNLAHWQGERGMRLAPRPHSPICCRICGGCSAPTTQRP